A segment of the Mogibacterium diversum genome:
AAGCTTCTCTATATCCTGGTGAGTTATTCCTAAAAATTTAGGAATTGACTTTGCTCTCCAGTTTGGACCAATGTAGGATGGTAGTTTCACAACCTTGCGTTCAATAATTTCTTCTAGTCCAGCCTTTTTTATAAATTCCACCTGAGGATACTTTGCACATACTGCAGCTTCCTTTATCATGTAGTCTGCACATCTAACATGTATATCCATGTACTTAAGGAACGTATCTTGTAGCTGTTCTTGATTTACAAGGTTATATACATAGCCTTTATCTATCAGGTGAATTGAACCATCTTGATATCTCGTCCATCCGCCTCGATATGTTCCTTGATTTGCATACATGAATTGTTCTTCTTGAGATATGCACACAATCTGCTCTATATATATCTGTGTGACATCCCTCATATCGGCGACTTCTTCTCCGTTATATATCCAGGAAGCATATACAACTACGAAGTAGATTGTTTCATCTCTATAGAACATCCACACGTATGTTTGGCCACTTAACAGCGGATGGCATGTGTGCGGCATGAATGTTCTATTTTCACCTCTGTATGGCAACCAGTCTCCCTTTCTTATCGTGTCCACGTAATCAAACGTTTCTCCGAACTTGGGACAATGCGCCACCTTTTTAAACCTGTTATATATGATTGGTTTACACAGTGTATCTGTAACTATGTTTTCAAAATCATCCGGATACTCGATATCAACAGGTATGTTCTCTAGATTGCGATATATGTATTCCATGACCGACTCCTTAAATAAGATCTAGGATATCTACTACATCTGTACTCTGCGACTTTGTATCGTCAATCTCGTAATACTTCAGTACCATATCTCTCACTTCTTCATCTGAGATTGCAGCCATGTTATTAACAGCTTTTTCTTTCGCTTTGTTTCTTATATTGTTTATTAAATCCTTGATGGACTTCTTGCCATCAAGGATCTTGTTTGCTACTTCTTCTGTAGTGCAGCGTTCGTTTATCGTTTCTTCTATAAACGTAGCTAACGCACCTTTTATTTCTAGCGATTCCTCTGTGATTTTCGCTCTTGCTTCGTTGATTCTATCCATGATTTACTCCTTTGTCAGAATAACTTCCCCGCTGTGAATACTCTCGTATTCTTTATCTCGTTCAGCTATTCTTTCTTTAATCTGCTCAATAATATTGTTCATTAATTCTCTTGATGATTCGTTTTTCGTTTGCCTTAGACGGTCTTCAAACTTCGATATCCTTCTCTCATCATCATTGTTAGCGTAGGTTAGTTCGTACATACGAGCTTTGCCGATAGGATCAAATCTGCAATGCCAGTCGTCGTTATACTCGCACTTCTTACAGCACTGATCACACACTGTGCCGCGTATTCTACGGCACCACCTGAACGCTCGGTTGTCTCCTTGTGTCGGATGCTCAAAACCACACACATCACATTCTGATTTAACGCGAAACATTATTTTCTC
Coding sequences within it:
- a CDS encoding Cas9 inhibitor AcrIIA9 family protein — translated: MDRINEARAKITEESLEIKGALATFIEETINERCTTEEVANKILDGKKSIKDLINNIRNKAKEKAVNNMAAISDEEVRDMVLKYYEIDDTKSQSTDVVDILDLI